Proteins from a single region of Segatella copri:
- a CDS encoding pyridoxal phosphate-dependent aminotransferase, which yields MAQLSDRLNRLAPSATLAMSQKSSEMKVQGIDVINMSVGEPDFNTPDNIKQAAKKAIDENYSRYSPVPGYPDLRKAIVAKLKNENGLEYTTNEVIVGTGGKQCVCNAVLALVNPGDEVIIPAPYWVSYPQMVKLAGGTPVIVNAGFDQDFKMTAEQLENAITEKTKMLILCSPSNPTGSVYSKEELAALAEVLKKHPEVFVLADEIYEHINYIGKHHSIAQEPGMKEQVIIANGVSKAYAMTGWRIGFLAGPEWIIKGCNKLQGQYTSGTCSVSQKAAEAAYTLDQSAVEEMRVAFERRRNLIVKLAKEVPGLEVNMPQGAFYLFPKCNSYFGKSNGVKTINNSTDFAMYLLEEAHVATVGGDAFGDPDCFRMSYATSDENIVEAIKRIKEALGKLK from the coding sequence ATGGCACAATTATCTGATCGTTTAAACAGATTGGCACCTTCAGCAACGCTGGCGATGTCACAGAAGAGTAGTGAAATGAAAGTTCAAGGTATTGATGTAATCAACATGAGCGTAGGTGAACCAGACTTCAACACTCCTGACAATATTAAACAGGCAGCAAAGAAGGCTATTGACGAGAACTATTCCCGTTATTCACCAGTACCAGGTTATCCTGACTTGCGAAAAGCAATTGTAGCCAAATTAAAGAACGAGAATGGTTTGGAGTACACTACCAATGAAGTAATCGTTGGTACTGGTGGTAAACAGTGCGTCTGCAACGCAGTATTGGCACTCGTAAATCCAGGCGACGAGGTTATCATTCCTGCACCATATTGGGTAAGTTATCCACAGATGGTGAAATTGGCAGGAGGTACTCCGGTCATTGTGAATGCCGGTTTCGACCAGGACTTTAAGATGACAGCAGAGCAGTTGGAGAATGCCATTACAGAGAAGACCAAGATGCTCATTCTCTGTTCTCCAAGCAACCCTACCGGTAGCGTATACTCTAAGGAAGAACTGGCTGCACTGGCAGAGGTACTCAAGAAGCATCCTGAAGTATTTGTGTTGGCAGATGAAATCTACGAACACATCAACTATATCGGCAAGCACCACAGCATTGCTCAGGAACCGGGCATGAAGGAGCAGGTTATCATTGCCAATGGTGTATCTAAGGCTTACGCCATGACAGGATGGAGAATCGGTTTCCTGGCTGGTCCGGAATGGATCATCAAGGGTTGCAACAAGCTCCAGGGACAGTATACCAGCGGTACATGTTCTGTAAGCCAGAAGGCAGCAGAAGCAGCCTACACACTCGACCAGAGTGCAGTAGAGGAAATGCGCGTAGCTTTCGAGCGCCGACGCAACCTGATTGTAAAGTTGGCTAAAGAGGTTCCAGGCCTTGAGGTAAACATGCCACAGGGTGCCTTCTATCTCTTCCCTAAGTGCAACAGCTACTTTGGCAAGAGCAATGGTGTGAAGACCATCAACAACTCAACTGATTTTGCCATGTACCTTCTCGAGGAAGCACATGTAGCCACCGTAGGTGGTGACGCATTCGGTGATCCAGACTGTTTCCGCATGAGCTATGCAACAAGCGACGAGAACATCGTTGAAGCTATCAAACGCATCAAAGAAGCTTTGGGTAAGTTGAAATAA